Sequence from the Planctomycetota bacterium genome:
CTCGGCAAGACGCCCGGCTCGATCTCCGCCATCCGCCCGCTGAAGGACGGCGTGATCTCCGACTTCGAGATCACCGAGGCGATGCTCGGGTACTTCATCCGCAAGGTGAACGGCAAGGGGCGGATCTTCGGGCCCCGCGTGGTCATCTCCATCCCCTCGGGCATCACGGCGGTCGAGAAGCAGGCCGTGTTCCAGTCCGCCGAGCGCGCCGGCGCCCGGCGTACCTACCTCATCGAGGAGCCCGTCGCCGCCGCCATCGGCGCTGGCCTGCCCTTCGCCGAGGCCACCGCCAGCATGATCGTGGACATCGGGGGCGGCACGACGGAGGTGGCGATCATGTCGCTGGCCGACATCGCCACCTGCGAGAGCGTGCGCATCGCGGGCGACGACATGGACGAGGCGATCATGAGCCACATGAAGCGCACGTACAACATGATGATCGGCGAGCAGACGGCCGAGCGGATCAAGATCGAGGTCGGCTCGGCCGCGTGCGTCGAGGCCGAACGCACGATGGACGTCCGCGGGCGCGACATGATCAGCGGGCTCCCGCGCAAGACCTCCATCACGAGCGAGGAGATCCGCGAGGCCCTCTCCGAGCCCGTGCAGGGCATCACCGAGGCCGTCATGCGCACCCTCGAGCGCGCCGAGCCCGAGCTCGCCGCCGACCTTGTCGAGAACGGGATCACCATGGCCGGCGGCGGGTCGCTCCTCCGCGGGCTTCCCAACGTCATCGAGAAGGCGACCGGCCTGCCCACCAAGCTCGCCGAAGACCCCCTGACCTGCGTCGCCCGCGGAACGTGCATCTACCTCGAACACCTCGAAGAGTGGAAGTCCACCCTCGAGAATGACATGCAGAACTAGCCCGAACTCGCCCGCCGGACGCACCGACCGGCGCGCGCACCGGCGGCCCGCCACAGGCCGCGTTTCTGGGAACCGTCGATGGCTCCGGCGTCGTCCAATCGGCTCCTCGTCGGCGTGGTGATCGCCCTCGTCGGCACGTCGACGCTCCTGCCCCTCCGCTGGCTGCGCTGGACCTCGTTCCTCGGCGACGCACTCCAGCTCGGCGTCGCGCCCATCAGCCGCCCCGTCGTCGCCACCGTCGGGTGGCTCAAGGGCGCCCGCACGCCCCCCGACGACGACGCCATCCGCGTCCTCGAAGAGCACATCGAACTCCTCCGCCAGGACCTCCTCCGCGAGAAGCAGGAGACCGCCCGCCTCTCCCAGATCATCCGCGATCTCCAGCGCGGCATCGCCCTCAACCCCGACCTGCGCACCCGGCAGGTGCCCGGCGTGGTCTACGGCGTATCGCAGGGCCAGCCCACGCTCCTGCGCGTGCAGGCCGGCGAACGCCAGGGCGTTCGCGCCAACTCCATCGCCGTCGCACCGGGCCTCCAACTCATCGGACGCGTCGTCGATGTCGCGCCGCGAACCTCCACCGTGCAGGTCATGAACTCGCGCGGCGGGCCGTCCCTCACCTGCATCATCATCCTCGATGAAAACTCACCCGAGGGACTGCGCTGCACGCTCCAGCCCGGCGCCGACGGCACGCTGCGGGGGCCCGTCGAGGACAAGCGCGACGCCACCGGCGAGCACGCCATCGAGCCCGAACCCGGGCAGACCGTGCGTCTCGACGACCCCACCTGGCCGCTCGGCGCCCGCATGCTGCTGGTCGGGCGCGTCGAGCGTGTGGAAGCCCGCGAGGACCAGCCCCTGCGAAGGATGGTCACCGTCCGCCCCACGATCGAGCACCTCGACCGCCTGACGGAACTCATGCTCTGGGTGCCCGAGCAGGTGGGCGACGAGACGTCCGGGGGCGCACCATGAACCGCCTCACCGTCGCCATCGCCTCGTGGGTGCTGCTGGGGCTCGAGATCGGGCTGCGCGTCACCGGGGTCGGGCCCGGGCTGGTGTTCATCCTCGCGATGTTCATCGCGATGTGCGCGCACCCGCGCCACGCGTCCTGGGCCGCCCTGCTGCTGGGCCTGCTCATCGATCTCACCAGCCCCCTGGCGCTGACCTCGCCGGGCCCGCCGGCGATCCTGGTCGGCCCGCACGCCGTCGCGTACCTGCTGGGCGCGCACCTTGTGCTGGCGCTGCGGGGCGTGATGATCCGGCGCAACCCGCTGACGCTCGGGTTCCTCTCGCTGGGCGCGGGGCTCGTCGCGCAGACGGCGTTGCTCGCGTTCTACTGGTTCCGCGCACTGATCGACCCCGTCGCGTTCACGCCCTCGGGCGAGATGCTCGCCCGCCTGGGATGGGCGCTGGTCACGGGAGCGGCGGCCGTTCCGCTCGCCTTCGTGCTCATCCCCCTCGCCGAGATCATGGGCCTGCCGAGCCAGACGCAGCGTCGGTTCGGGCGTCGGGAGTGAGGCGTCCTTCGCCTCCCCGCCCGCCGGGTACACTCGCCCCATGCGCCGCGTACTCGTGTTCGACGATGCCCAGGGTGAACTCGCGCCGCTCGCGGACCTTCGCCCGGTCTTCGATGTCCGCACCGGCGCGCTCACCACGCTCGAACGCGTCCGCCGCACGTGGAACGCCACCATCGCGGGGCTGTGGGTGCCCGAGCACCTGCGGATGCTCACGCGCCTGACGCACGCCGACGCCGTGAACGCCCCCGCCTCGCCCGGCGCGCCCGTGCTGCTCTACAACGCGCGCTGCGTGCTCCCGCCGCCCGAGGCCCTGTCGCTGCGGCCGGGCGAAGCCCTGGTCGAACCGGCCAGCGGGCATGTCGTCTGCGCCTGCGTGGACGCCGCCCAGGCGACCGACCCCGCGCACCCCACCCGGGGCGTGACGACGACCCGCCCCGCGCCCGACGCGGCGTTGCTCTCTCGCCCCTGGCACGTGCGGCGGACGCGCGACGCCGCGATCCGCCTCGACCTCGATCTGCTCGCCCAGCCCGCGCCGGGTTCTCCCGACGAACCCGCGACCGGGGACGATCTCTTCGAACGCCCGCGCGGGCAGGGCAACGTCGCGGCGTCGGGCCCGCAGGCGCTGCGCCTCGGCGGGAGCGAGGTCCGCGTCGGCGCGGGCGCCCGCGTCCTCCCGGGCGCCATCCTCGACCTCGAGAACGGCCCGGTCGTGCTCGACGCCGGCGCGATCGTCCGACCGGGCGCGATCGTCATCGGCCCGGCCTACATCGGGCCCAACAGCGTCGTCCTCGAACGCGCCACCATCCGCCCCTTCACCGCCATCGGGCCCTGGTGCAAGGTCAACGGCGAGGTCTCGGGCACCATCTTCCAGGGATACTCGAACAAGTCCCACGACGGGTTCATCGGCGACTCCTGGGTGGGCGAGTGGGTCAACCTCGGCGCGGGCACCACCGGATCGAACCTGCTGAACACCTACGCCGAGATCACCGGCGTCTCGCGCCCCGGCGCGTCGTACGAGCGCACGGGCGAGCAGTTCCTCGGGGCGATCATCGGCGACCACGTCAAGACCGCGATCGGCACGCGCCTGATGACCGGCTGCGTGCTGCACACCGGGGGCATGTTCGCGACCACCGCGCCGGTGAAGGGCGCCACCCCGCGCTTCGCCTGGGCCACCGACGAGGGGCTGCGCCGGTACCGCGTCGACCGCTTCACCGAGGTCGTCCGCGCCGTCATGGCCCGGCGTAAGGCCGAGCCGAGCCCCGCCTACCTCGAGCGCCTCGAAGCGCTCCTCCGCGAGACATCCACGGACTGAGCCGCTCCACAATGCCCACCCTCTACATCATCGACGGGTACGCGCAGTTCTTCCGGGCCTACCACGCGATCCGCACGCCGATGACCAGCCCGGTCACGAAAGAACCCACGAACATGACGTTCGGGTTCGTCGGCATGCTGTTGAAACTGCTGCGTGCGCAGGAACCCGGCATCGTCCGCGCGGGGCGTCCAGACTACGTCGCCGTCGCGCTCGACGTCTCCGACGACCGCGGAACCTTCCGCTCGCGCCTGTACCCGGACTACAAGGCCCACCGCCCCCCGCCCCCCGAGGACCTCTTCCCCCAGGTGCAGCGCTGCGTGCGCCTGCTGCGCGAGATCGGCGTGCCGGTGCTGGGGGCCGAGGGGTTCGAGGCCGACGACGTCATCGCCACGCTGGTGACCCGTCTGCGTGCCGCGCACCCGGACCTGCGCATCCGGATGATCTCCAAGGACAAGGACCTCAAGCAGTTGCTGGACGAGGGTTCG
This genomic interval carries:
- a CDS encoding rod shape-determining protein, with protein sequence MLLDRLLGLFSVDMGIDLGTCNTLVSVRGQGIVLNEPSVVAVRKGTNQVLKNGEAVGWVAKEMLGKTPGSISAIRPLKDGVISDFEITEAMLGYFIRKVNGKGRIFGPRVVISIPSGITAVEKQAVFQSAERAGARRTYLIEEPVAAAIGAGLPFAEATASMIVDIGGGTTEVAIMSLADIATCESVRIAGDDMDEAIMSHMKRTYNMMIGEQTAERIKIEVGSAACVEAERTMDVRGRDMISGLPRKTSITSEEIREALSEPVQGITEAVMRTLERAEPELAADLVENGITMAGGGSLLRGLPNVIEKATGLPTKLAEDPLTCVARGTCIYLEHLEEWKSTLENDMQN
- a CDS encoding putative sugar nucleotidyl transferase codes for the protein MRRVLVFDDAQGELAPLADLRPVFDVRTGALTTLERVRRTWNATIAGLWVPEHLRMLTRLTHADAVNAPASPGAPVLLYNARCVLPPPEALSLRPGEALVEPASGHVVCACVDAAQATDPAHPTRGVTTTRPAPDAALLSRPWHVRRTRDAAIRLDLDLLAQPAPGSPDEPATGDDLFERPRGQGNVAASGPQALRLGGSEVRVGAGARVLPGAILDLENGPVVLDAGAIVRPGAIVIGPAYIGPNSVVLERATIRPFTAIGPWCKVNGEVSGTIFQGYSNKSHDGFIGDSWVGEWVNLGAGTTGSNLLNTYAEITGVSRPGASYERTGEQFLGAIIGDHVKTAIGTRLMTGCVLHTGGMFATTAPVKGATPRFAWATDEGLRRYRVDRFTEVVRAVMARRKAEPSPAYLERLEALLRETSTD
- a CDS encoding rod shape-determining protein MreC, with protein sequence MAPASSNRLLVGVVIALVGTSTLLPLRWLRWTSFLGDALQLGVAPISRPVVATVGWLKGARTPPDDDAIRVLEEHIELLRQDLLREKQETARLSQIIRDLQRGIALNPDLRTRQVPGVVYGVSQGQPTLLRVQAGERQGVRANSIAVAPGLQLIGRVVDVAPRTSTVQVMNSRGGPSLTCIIILDENSPEGLRCTLQPGADGTLRGPVEDKRDATGEHAIEPEPGQTVRLDDPTWPLGARMLLVGRVERVEAREDQPLRRMVTVRPTIEHLDRLTELMLWVPEQVGDETSGGAP